The Deinococcus roseus genome contains the following window.
CCATCATGCACGGGAGTTCAGGCCGCAGATTCATGCACCGAAGGCTTTCATCTACACCATCGCCCGCCATGAGTGCCTGAACCGCATCCGGGCCAGGGAAGCCAGACCGGTGAACGCAGGGCTGGACCTTTCTGAGCACGACCATCTGGCTTCTGTGCCCTTCTCACACCCCGAAAACCGCATCACGGTAGACCACGCCATGCACCACCTCAACGAGCTTGACCAGCACCTGATCCACGACTCCTTCTTTCAGGGGTACACGCACGATGAACTCTCCAGCCGTTACCGCCTGCCGCTCGGAACCATCAAA
Protein-coding sequences here:
- a CDS encoding RNA polymerase sigma factor produces the protein MDTETHLLLRLSGGDENALRELYDQLRSRVYTLALEMLKNPQDAEEVLQDTFVKLYHHAREFRPQIHAPKAFIYTIARHECLNRIRAREARPVNAGLDLSEHDHLASVPFSHPENRITVDHAMHHLNELDQHLIHDSFFQGYTHDELSSRYRLPLGTIKTRLRRALSAMKKALEGK